CGAGGCACTGCCGGACGAGATACCGAAGGGCGACGCCGATTTCGAGAACTGGGCGAAGACCAACACCCATCCGCATCGCGCCCCGGGCTATGCCATCGCGACGATCTCCTTGAAGCCCATCGGCGGCGTGCCGGGCGATGCGACCGACGCGCAGATGGACGCGCTGGCCGATCTGATGGACGCTTACGGCATCGAGGAAATCCGCGTCAGCCACGAGCAGAATTTGGTGCTGCCGCATGTGCGCAAGAAGGACCTGCCGGCGATCCATGCGCGGCTGAAGGCGCTCGATCTCGCGACGCCGAATGCGGGGCTGATCACCGACATCATCGCCTGTCCGGGGCTCGATTATTGCGATCTCGCCAATGCGCGCTCGATCCCCATCGCGCAGGACCTGTCGCGGCGTTTCGCCGATCTCGCCCGCCAGCAGGATATCGGCGAGCTGAAGATCAAGATTTCCGGCTGCATCAATGCCTGCGGCCATCATCACGCCGGCCACATCGGCATTCTCGGCGTCGACAAGAAGGGCGTGGAATTCTACCAGCTCCAGCTCGGCGGCTCCGGCGCGGAGGATGCCTCGATCGGCGACATCATGGGCCCGGGCTTCGGCGAGCACGAGATCGCCGGCGCGGTGGAGCGCGTGGTCGACCTGTATCTCAAGGAGCGGCAGGGCGGCGAGCGCTTCCTCGACACCTATCGCCGCATCGGCATGGAGCCGTTCAAGAACGTCGCTTACGGGGCCGAGGCTTATGCCGTTCATCCGGGTTGAAGGCGGCCGCGCCGCGGCCGCCGAAAACGGCTTCGTGTCCGTGTCCGACGATGCCGCGCTGCCGCAGGATGGCGGCGCCGTCGTGTCGCTGGCGCGCTTCATCAAGGATCGCGAGACCTTGCTCGCGCGCAACGCGCCCATCGGCGTCAGGCTGAAACCCGACGAGTCGCCGGAAGGCCTCGGCCCCGACCTGGAGCGGCTGTCGCTCGTCGCCATCGAATTTCCGAAATTCGCCGACGGGCGCGGCTTCTCCTGGGCGCGGATGCTGCGCACGCGGCTGGACTACAAGGGCGAAGTGCGCGCGGTGGGCGACTATATCTACGACCAGATCGCCTATCTGGTACGCGTCGGCTTCGACGCGTTCGACCCGACGCATCCGCTGACGCCGGACGATTTCAACCGCGCACTGGCGGAGATGACGAACGTCTATCAGCCCAGCACCGACGGGAAGAAGACGATCCGGGAGCTCAGGGCGGGGAAGTAGCGCTTTGCCGCGCCGCTGCCCCGTGATAAGTATTACCGAGAACCCACCAGGTAATACCGCAATGGCCACCACGAATGTAACGAGCAAAGGCCAGGTGACGATTCCCAAGCGCGTGCGCGACGCGTCCGGCGTCAAGGCCGGGACCAAGGTAACGGTCGAGTATCGGGACGGAGGTGTGCTGATCAAGCCGGTGCGCAAGACCGCCAAAAGCGACTATCGCAAGCGCATCGAAAGCGTCATCGGAACGCTGGATCTCGGCATGTCGGTCGACGAATACATGAAAATGTTGCGGGGAGACGATTGATCCTCGTCGATACCAACGTCATTCTCGATGTGGTGGGAAGCCAATCGCCTTGGCGGTCCTGGTCCATGGTCGCTCTGGAAGACTCGGCCGGCGGAGACGAATTGTCCATCGACGACGTGGTCTACGCCGAACTCGCATCCGGCTATCAGGAGATGGCGAGGCTCGACGACGCGCTGGAGGCGCTGCGGATCACGCGAGCGCAAACGCCAAAATTGGCGCTGTTTCTGGCCGGACATGCCTTTCGGCAATACCGGCGGCGGCGAGGCGCGAAGATGGGCGTGCTGCCCGACTTCTTCGTCGGCGCCCATGCGTTCGTCGCTGGCGCGACGGTGCTCACCCGCGACCGGGGTTTCATCGCGACTTACTTCCCCACCGTGACGCTTATTTCGCCTTGAACGCTCACCGATTGGGCACAATCGGCGTGTGACAAAGGCGGCGAAGCAACGCACACTGACGACACGCAAGGGGTGGGATGGTGCGATGAGCGTGACGGCGAGCAGCGGAGTCGTGTCCAAGCCCGCCGCCATCCCGCTCCGCCATGTCGCGGCGGTGTCGCTCGGCAATGCGCTCGGCTTCTACGATTTCCTCGTCTACGTCTATTTCGCGGTCCATATCGGCCACGCCTTCTTTCCCGCCCATAGCGAGACCGCGAGCCTGCTCGCCACGTTCGGCGCCTCGTTTATCGGCTTCGTGGCGCGGCCGGTCGGCGCGATGGTGATCGGGCCGATGGGCGACCGCATCGGCCGCAAGGCGGCGATGATGCTGTCCTTCGTGCTGATGGGCATCGGGGTCGTCGGCGTGGCGCTGACGCCCACCTATGCCAGCATCGGCATCGCGGCGCCCATCCTCGTCGTCGTCTTCCGCATGGTGCAGGGCTTCGCGCTGGGCGGCGAGGTCGGGCCGACCACCGCCTATCTGATCGAGGCGGCGCCGCCGATGCGCCGCGGCCTCTATGCCTCGGGCCAGTACGCCACCCAGGACATGGGCGTGCTGGCGGCGGGATTGATCGCGACCGCGCTCGCCTATTGGCTCGCCCCGCAGCAATTGCAGGACTGGGGCTGGCGCGCCGCGATGCTGATCGGCGCCTGCATCGTGCCGTTCGGCCTGTGGCTGCGCAGCAGCCTGCCCGAGACGCTGCACGCGGTGGACGACGCGGCGCTGGCGCCGGACGGCACGACCGGCGACACGCGCGTGAAGACGCCGCTGCGCCCCCATCTCGCGCTCATCGTGCTCGGGCTGATGATGCTCGCCTCGGGCACCATCGGCTCCTATGTCGGCAGCTATATGACGACCTATGCGCTGACCACGCTGCACATGGCGCAGACCGTGGCGTTCGGCGTCATCATCGTGAACGGGCTGTTCGCCGTCCTGTTCGAACCGGCGAGCGGCTGGCTCTCCGACCGCTTCGGGCGCAAGCCGGTGATGCTGATCCCCGGCGCCTTGAACCTCGTCATCGTGTTTCCGGCGTTCTGGGCGATCTCGCACTACCGCACGACCTTCGTGTTCTATGCCGCGATCGCCGTGGTGACCGTGCTGCAGGCACTGAGCACGCCGCCGGTGATCGTGGCGCTGACCGAGCAATTGCCGCCGCGCGTGCGCTCCGGCGTGGTCGCCATCGTCTACGCCTTCGCCATCGCCAGCTTCGGCGGCTCGACACAGTTCATGCTGACCTGGCTGCTCGATCTGACGAAAAATCCGCTGGCGCCCGCCTATTACTGGGCCGCGGCGCTGGCGGTGGGCCTGGTCGCGATGGCGCTGGTGAAGGAATCCGCGCCGATCAAGACGGGCCGCCGCACGTAATGTGGACGCTGATCGGCATCGCGGTGGTGATCGCCGGCTTCGGCCTCAGGCTCAATCCACTGCTGGTGATCGCCGCCGCGACGGCGGCGACCGGATGGGCGGCGGGCCTGTCGCCGCATCGCATTATCGAGTCATTCGGCCACGCCTTCGCGGCCAGCCGGCTGGTCAGCATCTCCTTCCTCGCCTTGCCGGTGATCGGCTTGCTCGAACGTTACGGGTTGCAGGAGCGGGCGCGGATGCTGATCGCGCGGCTCAAGCGCGCCACGGCGGGGCGGATTCTTCTTTTCTATTTCCTCCTGCGCCAGCTCGCGGCGGCGACCGGCGTGTCGTTCGGCGGCCAGGTGCAGATGGTGCGTCCGCTGCTGGCGCCGATGGTGGAAGCCGCGGCGGAGGCCGAGGCCGGGGAACTGACCGACGCGCAACGCTTCCGGCTGCGCGCGCACGCGGCGGCGGCGGAGAATATCGGCCTGTTCTTCGGCGAGGACATCTTCATCGCCATCGGCTCGATCCTCCTGATCAAGGCCTATCTGGAGAGCAACCACATCCTCGCCGAGCCTTTCGCCCTGTCGGTCTGGGCGATCCCGACGGCGGTGCTGGCGGCGGTGATCCACGGCGCGCGGCTTCTGCTGATCGATCGGCGGTTGCGACGGGAAAAGAAGCTCCCCGCTTCGTCGCGGGGAAAGAGCGAACCCGTTTGACATGATCACCCTCGAACATGTCTACATCCTGAGCGGGTTGTTCCTCGCCTGCTATGCGCTGCTGAGCGCGCGCGACCGGAGCAATCCCAAGCGCTTCGGCAATGCGGCGTTCTGGGGCCTGCTCGCCGCGAGCTTCCTCGCCGGCTCGCATCTGAGCGATTTCGCCAACGGCCTCGTCGCCGTCGCGCTGATCGCGGTCGGCGGCCTCGGCCTGATGCACCGGGGCGCCGGCGCGACGACCACCGCCGAGGCCCGCCGCGCCAGCGCCGCGACCCACGGCAATCTTCTGTTCGCGCCGGTGCTGATCGTGCCGCTGGTGGCGCTCGCCGGCACGCTGTTCCTCAAGAATTCGGGCATCGCCGACCCGAAACAGGCGACGCTGGTGTTCCTGGGCCTGGGCGTCCTCATCGCGCTTGCCGCCTGCGCGCTCTGGCTCAGGCCGCCGGTGCTGGCGCCGCTCCAGGAAGGGCGCCGGCTGATCGACACGATCGGCTGGACGGCGGTCTTGCCGCAAATGCTGGCGGCGCTGGGCGCGGTGTTCGCGCTGTCGGGCGTCGGCGACGCGGTGGGAAAGCTTGCGACCGAGCACCTGCCGCTCGGCACGCCGTTCGCGGCGGTGGCGTTCTATTGCGTCGGCATGGCGGCGCTGACCGCGGTGATGGGCAATGCCTTCGCGGCGTTTCCGGTGATGACGGCGGGCATCGGCCTGCCGCTGATCGTACACCGCTTCGGCGGCGATCCGATCGTGATGAGCGCGATCGGGATGCTGTCGGGCTTCTGCGGCACGCTGGTGACGCCGATGGCGGCGAATTTCAACCTGATGCCGGCGGCGCTCTTGGAGATTCCCGACCGCAACGCCGTCATCAAGGCGCAGCTTCCCACCGCGCTGATGCTTCTGGCCGCGAACACCGGATTGATGGCGGCGCTGGTGTACCGGTTCTGAGCTATTCGGCGGCGGTGGCCGTCGCGGCCGCGTCCATCGGCACGCCGCAGCGCGCCAGGACCGTGCGCAGATCCTTGACCGGCGGGAACACCTCGTTGTTCCAGTCGGAACCTTGGGCGTCGTGCGCCCGCTGCTCCTGCTCCACGATGTCCTTGTCCTGGGCGAAGATGCCTTCGGTGAACCAGGTGATGAACGGCCAGGCCGCGTGGATCAGGCCGGGAATCTTCGGCTTCTTCACCGAAAGATAGCCGAAGGTGCGGTTGGTGCGCTGATCGCGGTCGAGCGGGGTGTAGCCGAGCCAGACGTCGAGCACCGGCTCGCCGCCGTTCACCCAGACCTTCAGGCTCTGATAGGGATAGCCGGTGCGGATGGTCATCAGATCGGCGTTCACGCCTTCGTCCTCGCTGCGCATCACGTTGAGGATCGCCGCCTCGCCCAGCGACTGGCGGCCGGCGGTGCGCGTGAAGGTGTAGTCGACCTCGCACCAATCCTCGCCCTGGCGGCGGCCCAGGCACGTCGCCTTGATCGTGCCCATCAGGCTGCGATGCAGGAACTGATGGTTCATGTCGAACAGGTTCTCGTGCATGAAGCTGTAATGGCAGGCGACCTCGCGGTTCAGCCGCCGCGTCTTGTAGGCGCCGTCCGCCTTCGAGCCGAGCGCGGCCGGGGCGCGTTCCTGCGCCAGCGCGGCATTGCCGGGAAACACGAAGATCAGGCCGTCGACCTCGCGGGCGGGATAGGCGCGCACGCCGTTGGGCAGGCGCTCGCGGCCCAGATAGGGCACGTCGATGCACTTGCCGGCGCAGCTATAGGCCCAGCCGTGATAGCCGCATTTCAGCGTGTCGCCGTCGACGACGCCGAGCGACAGCGGAACCTGGCGATGGGCGCAGCGGTCTTCCAGCGCGGACACCGCCCCGCTGGTGCCGCGGAACAGGACGATGGGATCGCCGGCGAAATGCCGCGCCAGCGTCTTGCCCTGCTTGAGTTCGCTGCTCCAGGCGAGCGGATACCAATAGTCGGGATGGGTCCCGACGCGGCGCAAATCGACACCGCGTGGAAAAGCGCTCGCGACAGTCATGACGTAATTCTCCGGACGCGTCCCCCCGACGCCGCCGCTAAGCTAGGCTTATTTCGGCGCAATGCCAAATCCGGTGTCGAATCCGCCTATGTCGAATCCAGACATAAGTACATGACATGTTATGCGTGATCAGAATGTGCCATCCTGCGTCCGCGGGAGGCCGTTTCGGGATGCTCAGCCATCTTTCCTTTGGGGTTCGCGATCTCGACCGCGCCACGGCGTTCTACGCGGCGGCGCTGGCGCCGCTCGGCTATGTCTGCGTGTGGCGGCACGAACGCGCCAGCGGCTTCGGCGCGGCGGGCGGCGAGGACCGGCTGGCGCTGTTCGCGCGCGGCGCCGAGGCGCATCCGCCCGGCGCCGGATTCCATCTCTGCTTCGCGGCGAAGAGCCGCGCGGCGGTCGATGCGTTCCATGCC
Above is a window of Rhizomicrobium sp. DNA encoding:
- a CDS encoding DUF934 domain-containing protein; the protein is MSVSDDAALPQDGGAVVSLARFIKDRETLLARNAPIGVRLKPDESPEGLGPDLERLSLVAIEFPKFADGRGFSWARMLRTRLDYKGEVRAVGDYIYDQIAYLVRVGFDAFDPTHPLTPDDFNRALAEMTNVYQPSTDGKKTIRELRAGK
- a CDS encoding AbrB/MazE/SpoVT family DNA-binding domain-containing protein, which translates into the protein MATTNVTSKGQVTIPKRVRDASGVKAGTKVTVEYRDGGVLIKPVRKTAKSDYRKRIESVIGTLDLGMSVDEYMKMLRGDD
- a CDS encoding type II toxin-antitoxin system VapC family toxin; this encodes MILVDTNVILDVVGSQSPWRSWSMVALEDSAGGDELSIDDVVYAELASGYQEMARLDDALEALRITRAQTPKLALFLAGHAFRQYRRRRGAKMGVLPDFFVGAHAFVAGATVLTRDRGFIATYFPTVTLISP
- a CDS encoding MFS transporter, with amino-acid sequence MSVTASSGVVSKPAAIPLRHVAAVSLGNALGFYDFLVYVYFAVHIGHAFFPAHSETASLLATFGASFIGFVARPVGAMVIGPMGDRIGRKAAMMLSFVLMGIGVVGVALTPTYASIGIAAPILVVVFRMVQGFALGGEVGPTTAYLIEAAPPMRRGLYASGQYATQDMGVLAAGLIATALAYWLAPQQLQDWGWRAAMLIGACIVPFGLWLRSSLPETLHAVDDAALAPDGTTGDTRVKTPLRPHLALIVLGLMMLASGTIGSYVGSYMTTYALTTLHMAQTVAFGVIIVNGLFAVLFEPASGWLSDRFGRKPVMLIPGALNLVIVFPAFWAISHYRTTFVFYAAIAVVTVLQALSTPPVIVALTEQLPPRVRSGVVAIVYAFAIASFGGSTQFMLTWLLDLTKNPLAPAYYWAAALAVGLVAMALVKESAPIKTGRRT
- a CDS encoding DUF969 domain-containing protein; protein product: MWTLIGIAVVIAGFGLRLNPLLVIAAATAATGWAAGLSPHRIIESFGHAFAASRLVSISFLALPVIGLLERYGLQERARMLIARLKRATAGRILLFYFLLRQLAAATGVSFGGQVQMVRPLLAPMVEAAAEAEAGELTDAQRFRLRAHAAAAENIGLFFGEDIFIAIGSILLIKAYLESNHILAEPFALSVWAIPTAVLAAVIHGARLLLIDRRLRREKKLPASSRGKSEPV
- a CDS encoding DUF979 domain-containing protein, whose protein sequence is MITLEHVYILSGLFLACYALLSARDRSNPKRFGNAAFWGLLAASFLAGSHLSDFANGLVAVALIAVGGLGLMHRGAGATTTAEARRASAATHGNLLFAPVLIVPLVALAGTLFLKNSGIADPKQATLVFLGLGVLIALAACALWLRPPVLAPLQEGRRLIDTIGWTAVLPQMLAALGAVFALSGVGDAVGKLATEHLPLGTPFAAVAFYCVGMAALTAVMGNAFAAFPVMTAGIGLPLIVHRFGGDPIVMSAIGMLSGFCGTLVTPMAANFNLMPAALLEIPDRNAVIKAQLPTALMLLAANTGLMAALVYRF
- a CDS encoding aromatic ring-hydroxylating dioxygenase subunit alpha, producing the protein MTVASAFPRGVDLRRVGTHPDYWYPLAWSSELKQGKTLARHFAGDPIVLFRGTSGAVSALEDRCAHRQVPLSLGVVDGDTLKCGYHGWAYSCAGKCIDVPYLGRERLPNGVRAYPAREVDGLIFVFPGNAALAQERAPAALGSKADGAYKTRRLNREVACHYSFMHENLFDMNHQFLHRSLMGTIKATCLGRRQGEDWCEVDYTFTRTAGRQSLGEAAILNVMRSEDEGVNADLMTIRTGYPYQSLKVWVNGGEPVLDVWLGYTPLDRDQRTNRTFGYLSVKKPKIPGLIHAAWPFITWFTEGIFAQDKDIVEQEQRAHDAQGSDWNNEVFPPVKDLRTVLARCGVPMDAAATATAAE
- a CDS encoding VOC family protein, whose protein sequence is MLSHLSFGVRDLDRATAFYAAALAPLGYVCVWRHERASGFGAAGGEDRLALFARGAEAHPPGAGFHLCFAAKSRAAVDAFHAAALAAGGGEAGAPGPRPHYGADYYAAFVVDPDGYKLEAKVE